The proteins below are encoded in one region of Colletotrichum lupini chromosome 5, complete sequence:
- a CDS encoding polyketide synthase, which produces MNAAGSGETKENDEAETFISLARSDPATLRDSATAASLARFISANLSHLMLRPIEDFPLTENLTSIGLDSIISIELVDWIHQQFHIGLTSMEVTQCTSLIHLAEKIIEEVIASV; this is translated from the coding sequence ATGAACGCCGCAGGCTCTGGGGAGACCAAGGAGAATGATGAGGCCGAGACATTCATCTCGCTTGCCAGATCCGATCCCGCTACTCTCCGAGACAGCGCGACAGCCGCCAGCCTCGCTCGCTTCATCAGTGCCAATCTCAGTCATCTTATGCTGAGGCCAATTGAGGATTTTCCCCTTACTGAGAATTTGACCTCGATTGGTTTGGACTCCATCATTTCGATTGAGTTGGTGGACTGGATTCATCAACAGTTCCACATTGGTTTAACCTCTATGGAAGTCACTCAGTGTACTTCTCTGATCCATCTCGCTGAGAAGATCATCGAAGAAGTCATTGCATCCGTGTGA